From the Elaeis guineensis isolate ETL-2024a chromosome 16, EG11, whole genome shotgun sequence genome, the window gataagatgccttgcatgcttatggaaagagttttctatgagtatgcggcggttgtcatgaccctcgattcacaatctcgaatTGGAGGCGTGACACGAgcctttttggctgatccacgtattttttgtttctgttttattttttttctcctactGCGACGTgcggtatcgaaaaggtcctgtGGAGGTagtgtcctgatcagacatccccaacaagtggtatcagagcgagacaATACCAGAACACAGATTGCGATGGTGGTGagtaagattgaagatggagaggacagaatcaatcaagatggagatcaacagatttgatgaAAAGAGTACTTTCTCCTTATGGCAGACAAAGGTGAacgacgtgctcatccaacaaaggttgatcgatgctctcttatgtgagaaaaagccgaccaccatggaggtacagGATTAGAGGTGACTCCAAATGCAGGCGGTGGAGTACCATtcgcatgtacctagcggatgaggtggtgatccatgtgcttagcaaAACTTCTTCGATGGTGCTGTggccgaagctcgaggagtttgtacatggtgaagtctctcaccaacacccttTTTCTCTTGAAGTAAttttaccagctgcggatgactgaaggacagagcatgcagaagcatctcagccactttcagaagatcctcaccgaccttctcaaccATTGGCGAGAAAAttaaggagaagaccagggcgctggtcttactagcatcgcttcctccttcatatgagtccttggtgactgctcttctagtagaaagagtaccatcaagatggacgagatcaccgcAGCGATTCTTCAGAACAagattctcaagagggagaacccagcttcgagctcaggggGAAGCTCAGCTTTAGTGGTTTCTGGAGGAGTAGgaagtggtagacggagcgataggagatcgcgatGAGGATGATTCAAGTCCAGGACAAggaacttgagcaagatcagatgttatcggtgtgacgagttggggcatctaactagagattgctctcaactcagggatcggacgatggctactgcagcgacggtcagtagcgagtcagagggtGATGTCCTGAAaatatctgacgagatatctatTCTTTCtagcagtgaattttagattctgcatgtaccTATCATATATATTGCAGAgatgagcagtttgactctctggagaacagtgaAGACACTGTTTatttgtcggatggatcgagctgtacgatcagaggcatcaggacggtcagctggaggacacatgatggtgtagtgagaagattgggggagatccgatatatactcgatttcagacggaatcttatatcactaagcagactggattcgagaggctacaggatgataGCTGGTAGAGAAATCTTGAAGATGTTGCGCAGCAATAGGATTATtctgaaggaaaagaaaagaacgagaggacattactacttagcggagagcccagtgcgaggtggagctttaggagccaGAAGAAGCTCAGAGTGAGGTagagctctaggtggaggtggatcaggcATGAGATGCGAGATTCGAAAAGATGAAAGACaatatcgcaaggtgagattgcTATTACCTAGGATGATATCCCATACAGATCTCAGgacaggaggagcacagcatatgacgaAGATGGGATTGAGCGGCCTTGCTCAACTTCCATGTCTGTCCATCTatgatcagcagacgattgcccagggcatgggggcgaggagatccagaagctctcagattTAGGAGGAAACCGAATATCAAATCGAGGTGAAGATTGTGAAGATTTGATGTCTCAAAATTCGATCCACACtaagcccacagtgaggtctGGGATGACGAATgtagtccaacgagcccaagatcatCTCAAATGGAGATCTGATGGTGGAGATACGCTCGATAGAAGATGGCACAAAAATTGGAGCAGCAGAGGCCGGTGGCAGCTGGCGGAGACTGCAGCAATGCAACCGCACACGACAGCATGCAGTCTGATCGTGAGTGTGCGGACGTGCAGGCGCGTGCGgagcacggcccaggcccacgcgggcgTGGCCCGCGCGATGCGGTCCATGCGTAGCGCATGGACCGACGGTCCACAGGGACCCACGTGGATGGAGAGGGCATTTCCTCTTGATTTCTCGCGGTCCATCATAGATCGACAGTCGTTTTCCCTCGATTTCTCGTGATCTACCGAAGTTTTTCATAAACCATGTCACGATCCGACGGTCTGAAGCAGTGCCGGTCGTGATCTAAGGGTTCAGAAAGATTTTGGGTGCTGTGAGGAGTCCATACTCCTattttttcatagatttaaggctttaaaaagccTTGTTCATGGAATAGAGATGTGCGTGAGCGATTTTGTTCGGCAGAAGACTCAAAGCAACGGAAGCGAGGCACCGATAAGAGCAGGGAGACTTCAGGCAAATTGTCGGATAGCGGACAGCAGTTGCTTTAAAGGTTCAGAAAGATCTTTCTAAAaaaagagcttttgtgaaggagagcttcttgtgagggagagattgggtaTATAAagattgagggtgtgatctccttttgtaatttttatcttttctcatagtgaagcttgcatgtcccatggaggtgagctttttttgactgatccatgtatttgattatttctattttatttcttctttcttcctgctgtgaCGCGCggtatcaaaaaaattctatgtAGGTGGTATCCTAACCAGACATCCCAACAAAGATCTCCATCAAGGAGACACTTTATACCCTTACCTTCTAATTGTTGTGGAAGTGTTGTCCTCTATTCTTAAAAAAGCTGAGCATCAAAATCTATAAATGGAGTAGCAAGTTGCAGAAGAGGACCAAGAATCACTCACTTGTTACTTGCCAATGACAATCTTCTTTTTGCAAATGCCGCCAGAGAATCAATAGCAGTGAGTGCAGCTGGCAAATATAGATTTATCATAACAAATGTAGTGTGGTACCTGAAGATAGTGCTGTGCTTTGGATGCTGGAATGTGGATTCCATCTTGAAAAAACATGCACTGGTAATTGGATGTGTATATTACCTATGCCCCTCAGTGACCACCTATAACATTGCCATCTACCAGTCAACCAATACCACCTTCCATAAAGAATCACCAAATACTCAAATTTTTGCCCACACTAACATCATTCTTTAATAACAAATAGCTCTTACAATATACAATTTAAGCTCTCTTGAGATGTCCATCATCAGACGTTTGATCGTGGTGcatgagaaagaaaaggaaacagGAATTTCTCTCCTGCAATTGATGCTTTCTTTTAGAGTCACTAAGACAACGAAAATGAGGTTAAGGATTATTGCTGTGGTTGAGAATCTGAACAAGAAAAAACACTCAAGTCTTAATTTTTCATTAAAGcgtttaataaattaataaaaaaaatgtataCTGTTGCGATTGAGAGTTCCAGGAAAGAAACACAGAAAGCTTATACGTTAGTCTTAATTTTTCAGTCTTTtggtataaaaaaaattcattcctTGATTAAACTTTCACCAATATTTAACAGGAAAAATTCACTGCCATGTGTATTGCACATGACAAGATCTAGTCTGGCAAATGGTAAGATTATTGAGGAAGCCTTTATAACTGCAATCTACCCACCGAAGAGCATGACTTCACTATTCCGACTGGTTACAGACCAGTCCCTCGACTGAATAGGTGTGTCCCAGTTATGCTTTTTGGATTTCCTTTTTTACCTTTGTCTACAGGTGTTCCTATGGAGAAATCTTTCACACTATCTCCGAAGCATAAACTTTTTGTGCGATTCACTTCTAAATTTGAATGTTATTATTGagaaagtcatttgatcaaagaagCAGAGCAAGAAACACCCCTTTCTACTTTCTTCAAATTATCCTTACGTCCACATTCATTAGCATATTGGAGATGAGTGAAAGGCTCTTGACTTATGTGAAACACAAAGTCACCAGCAGCCCCTCCTCTACCATAACATGTAATCATCTCAAAAATTCCATAACCAAAGTGGTGAGATGACATTACTATGTTTCAGCTCCTTTCTCTGCCAAAGAAACCGACTTTAGGAACATCATTTTTATTGGAGAATCAGCCATCATGCTATGGTTCCTCATCTATCACATGTATCTATTTCTAAAAGCCATTCATTACATCCACAGCCATAATTTTATCCTATTCAACTCCATCACAAGTCTTCTCCAGAATTTTccttaattttgattttaaagcATGCCATGACTATTTGGTTTCTGTAAATCCATAAGCTGTCCAAAATTATTAAAACTTCTTAAAATGATAGAAATCATATGAAGTTTTCATTTATACAGCGCAATCACATGTTAGCAGGTTCACAATCCTAGTTACAATATCTTATAGTGTTAAAGAATGTCAAGGTGGAAACTGGAACCCGCTAAGCACTTTCTTGatatagatcaaagaactagGTCACCAACATCAGCCGTCATAATCTGCAAAACCATTAGCATTTAGGACAATGATACATATGAAATCATTCAGTCTTAAGTTTTCAGCCACCCATGCAAAAGGCACTGACACTTTCTACTAAGTTAGACCAACCTCAGGTTTCCTATTAATGCTAATTggcttttatttatttcaaaggaTCATATCACTTCAATTTTGGACTGAAGTTTCTTTGTCCCCCAAATAAACTACCTATTAAGTTATTTAAATACATGGAGTTCATTAAAAGGAAAGATTATTGAAAGGCTACAATAAAATTTCACAAAGCATACCATAAATCAATTCAATTTCCATTCTGCCTTCTGGAAAGAACCTTTCCGCTTAACTCAAAATCAATGCAAAGACTTAGTTTGAATATCTAGAGATCTGTTCagattatgatataaaaagaTGTTATATTTGAAGCTTCTGATTTAAAATAACCATCAAGTCCATAAttaaatacactttcaaaatatgCATATCATAAATCAACATCCAATTTTATTCAAGTACCAAGGTTAAATAACTTGAAGAACATATGCAGGAGGAGGGAGAGAGTGCCACAAAAATATATTGCAGTCTCTTGAGTTTGCTCCAATGAAGTAAGAGCTAATAGCTTATGAGCATTACACTAAAATTTTTTAAGCAATATATCTTGAAGGAACCTTtcgattttatttaatatttgaacaaaagttaGAGAGTACTTTATCCAGTAAGATTCTTGATAATTGCTAAAAGGTACTAGACACACTTAACTAACGCTAGACTGGTTACTGTCATCATGACATGGGCAATCAAGCATCACAAAACTGGTGCTTTTGAACCATAAAATTAAAGGTATCTTGGAGTAGAAAGAGTATTTCTAGCAAAAATCAGGGTACCCAAGAAATAAACGATTTATGATCATTTCAACGGGATTCTACACAATGGATTTTAATTTTTGGATATATCTCCAACAGGTTTAATTGTTACTGGATTGTAAAAGAGGCGATATACACTTAAATAATGATAAGAACCATAAAACAATGAGTGTGAAATGACTAAATGATGAGATACATGATGTCAATCAAGAACTCCACATAGAAGTCTTGTAGAAACAGTTTATAAGCAGCGGTTAAGAGTACAGAAGGGAAGTGGTCATAGATATTTGTGGCGCTGATTGAGGATGAGGACATGCAACTGTTTAAATATTTACCCTGTAATAACAATTAAGTGAGGTATATTATATTCAATGTATACATGCTGCTTAATTATTATTATAGGCTAAGAAGAAGATGCCAACCcccaaaaaaaagggaaaaaaacctACCCAATGGAAAGGCATCCAGACAATAAACCAGCAAAATATCAACAAAAAATGAACTAAAATGGACAAATAAAAAATACATACCAAAAAAACCATAACCAAAATACATGAGGAGACAAATAACCAATCTCTTAAATAAATAgtaaaaatagattaaataacaGATTGCAAAGAAAGTTCATACTAAGGCCTGTCCTCAGTCATAGACAAGCGACAATGCAGAACCATATAAGATACTATATCAACAACCTCTGCCTAAATAAAGAGACTAATAAAAAGTATTCAACAGACGCGAAGAGGATAACAACAGAGGTAATCAAACTATATAAGATACCATCACAACAACCTCTAGCTAAATAGAAAGACTGATATTGCAAATATATTAATAGGAAGCATCAAATGTTAAGACCATAACAACCTAGTAAAGCAAAGTTAATAAACTAGGTCTTGTAGAAAACATTTCCCAAGCTTATAGCTAACACATGCATTTGCAACACAATAAAGTAACTGAGCATCAATATACGAACGATGACACAATATGCTAATGAGTTACATGGATTTTCGATTTAATAGCTTTTCCATTTTGTACATGCATTATTATGCAGAAATGGACATAAGAATCAGTTTTGCATAGTCATGCATGTCTTTTATTTGGCAAgatggatagagagagagagagagatggaataTATAGAAAAGAAAATGTCAATTCTTTCGTAGTTtatcaagtttttattttctgaattaacaatattaaaatattatatttgttagaatgtttcatcttctacatGAAATTGATATAGTCTTTTTCTgttgctaaatactaacttattagtAATTTACCAATTCTTATTGTAGCCCTTTATTTCAAACATTCCAATGAGTATGACCTCTTTTATATGTGTTTGAAAGGTTGAGATGTCTCTAAAGACCTACAAAGTGCCTGCAAGTATTGTACACATCCGGCATCCCCAACCTCTTAAATCTAATGTTGAGGAATTTGATAAATACTGAAGTGCTTGATGTGCATTAATCTTCCCAATATGTGTTGAGATACATTCTTCAAGCCATATGCTAGAGCCCAAGCAACACCAACTATCATGAGAAGAGATTGAAGCAGAATCTAAACTCTTAAGGTATGTAGTAGACAACTTAAAACACAAAATCAAGGTTTCGGATTTAAGCCAGCATGACAAAATTTTGATCTCTGCTGTAAAATAACACATATCAGGAAAACTCAAGAAAATAGCTATGAACTAAATATGTAATactcacaagcatgcataaattattCATAAAGCTTACAAATCTAATAAAGCTTTTTATTTAATACTAAGACATGATTTCCACTAATTTGAGATATGCATGACTATGATCACAATGATTCTTATTCTTCATGACAAAGTTTTTTCAGCATACGTGCCTATCTCAATGATCACTAAAGCAAATTACTGATTTTATCTATTGGTATTTGGTAATTAGAAAAGTAGACAAATTCAGGAAAGTTTAACAAGGGCATTCTTACCCCCGAAAACAGTAGCTGATTTTGGTTAAAATGCCTGTTTAAGCATTTAAATAAGATTCAAAACTGATTCAGCCATACTGTTGCTAAATAAAACATGAAATATGTTGCACAGAGActacaaacagaaaagaaaagcaagaatGTTTTGGTGCATCCATCTTAGAAACAATGAGCATTCAGTGTTGCATTACCAATATCCACAAGTTCATTTCTTATTCACAAAAGAAATCACCAGCCATTAGTGCACAACCTGTACAGATTACATGGATGCAAGAACGCACAATTGCCAGAGACTGGAACATACAGTTTAACTGCTACGTACAAGAAGAACAAATGAATCCATCAGAAGACAAAGAAGACAGTGTCAAATGACCACATCACTCGCATGCATAAGCTTCATCAACACAGAATCAATCCATGTGGACTACCAGTTCTCCCTGACAATCTTTGATTTTTCAAATATGAACTTGCCTTCTTTGTACTTTTGTGTCTGCTCATAAGCTCTTAGATACTTCCATCCCAGCACATCATGGCACTCGCGGCAGTAAATATCAGCAACTCTATGGAGTCCTGTGATTAGCTCCCTgtcttcctttggcccgacgactATGTTTATCGCATGAGAAAACAAAAAGGCTCGCCCTTTTCTTCCCTATGATAATTTTGGGGTGATGGAATATATACagatcatttaacataagcaaaAGCACAACAATTATGATGCTTATGAAACAAAGTTTCCTAACGGAGTGGCTTGTAGCAATTACATTACAAGAAATGAATACTTTTAATCAAATACTAAAGCTCGAGTTCAAATTCTATATAAACAGCCTGACAAATTGAACTGAATTAAGTTTCATCATATGCTCCAGTTATGCATCTCAATTTTGTTCTTCACATAAATAAATTTCTAAATTTCGCAAAGACAATATCTATAAATGGTCCAAAGTCCAAACACTCCCAaacaaattagttaatgtttgttAAAAGCTTCACCTGAAAAGCTTTCGAGATTATGTCGTCGTGAAGACAGACATGGTTTCGACAATTGGAGCAGCTGTAGATCCGAAGACCAACCAATTCCGCCATCGTCCCACCCGTCTCTTATCCTGCCCTGAGaagaaaaggcaaaaaaaaaaaaaaaaacggaagTTTAACCAACATTGCGCACAAAAACATCAAAAAATACCAACACAGAGAGAAAATTAATGAAGAAAGTAATAAAATCCAAACGAACCTCTATAAAATTAAAAGCAAAACTCCTCCTATCGCCGCCGCCGAAGGGTCTGAGAATAGAAATTATGAGAACACAAAGCACAGCGGTGGGCGGCGGAAAGCCAAAGTAGGGGGAGAAGAATTAAAGACAAAATAGCAATAGAGTAATAAGGAAAGCAAGTTTGAGTAGCCAAGCAAGAAAAGAATGGGGAAAAATATGGGATGAAAAGGACCGGGTTGGTTGATAGAATAGAATAAAGGGAAGGAGAACCCAAGACTTGATTTAACTGGTATAAATAAATTGAGAATTAGTGCAACCAAGTTCAGTAGTTAaggtaaaaaataattaaaaaaataggagGACGAAGAGATGGACACACTATCgaataaaatatttacaataattTAAGGAGTTTGAATTGGGATCCTACGTTGGGAAGGTTGGTTTGTTTTTTTacggataaaaaaattatttaaaaatttatattttttaaataaatattttttttaaataatttatttatatatttatatattattattattttttaaataaattattaaaatttatttatattttttataatactttttatatcttttaaattaaaaaaatgctTGACTTAGTTATTGagatattgaaaataaaaataaaatattttaaaaataaaattaaatatcatattattgatcaataaaaaaataatttaatcatgttttagatggataaatttttttttattttatagataaatactatcagtgaaaaataatttattcatcttgaaaaatataaaaatatgaataaatttattaataaaaaatttgatcaatatttttataatatttaattaaaaaataaaaaaatatcatgatctaattagtcaaatataattttatttttaaaaaaatatttaaaaaaataaaaagctcaAATAGCTTTCTATTTTGCTGAGCTAAGGGTTTTTCATCTCCGAGGATACGTATGTAtcacaaaaaattaaattttctactGTATCTCTTTATTATCTGCCCCCTCATTCTTCTTTTActattcatcaaaattttatctgatttaaatatcaataaatttttggccGAATCAATTTCAGTAATCTTTgagctctttttctttctttgtacCGGATGGCAAATGTAGATCTAATCTTTTTCTCCGAGCATAACTAAATATTAAAATGCACGCGATGCatgagataataaaaaaaataaaaatacatgaaaaaaaaactatatattttgttaaaattaaataaaataataattaaaactaactaattgatctaatattaaaaataattaataaataattttttattttaataattaatatattttttattaaattataataaataatgttAAGCATTCAGAACGTCACTTTTCAAATATTCGTGATGCTTTTTGTTAAACGATCATCGATCCatcttattaaattataataaataatattaaatatttaaaatattacttatcaaatatttaaaatgtcatttatcaaaaaattattaatttaattttttttatattatattagatattttcaGCAGCCTGTCATACGTCGGATCGGATTTTAGTGGCAGCATACGTCACTTTCCACAAGTTGCATGCCAGGTTCATAAATCACAGAAAAAAAACCTGCATATTGCTTGCTCAAGGTATGTTATCCAATatttctgcaaaaaaaaaaaaaattctaagcatAGATTGACAGGTTCCAGTCTTTAGAAACCACACTAGGTTCATGAATTATGGTACATAAGTTTTCACAATTCTTTGTGGATAAACTTGGTTGCGTCACGGCCAATAATTCCACCACAGGTCCAAATGAGTCAATTTT encodes:
- the LOC140854384 gene encoding protein yippee-like At4g27745; this encodes MAELVGLRIYSCSNCRNHVCLHDDIISKAFQGRKGRAFLFSHAINIVVGPKEDRELITGLHRVADIYCRECHDVLGWKYLRAYEQTQKYKEGKFIFEKSKIVRENW